One region of Macadamia integrifolia cultivar HAES 741 chromosome 11, SCU_Mint_v3, whole genome shotgun sequence genomic DNA includes:
- the LOC122094379 gene encoding protein MOR1 isoform X3, with protein sequence MSEDEKLLKEAKKLPWEDRLLHKNWKVRNDANIDLAGLCDSFTDPKDPRLREFGHFFKKTVADSNAPVQEKALDALIAFLRAADADAGRFAKEICDAIIAKCLTGRPKTVEKAQMVFMLWVELEATEVFLDTMEKAIKNKVPKAVVPAIDVMFQALSEFGAKVVPPKRILKMLPELFDHQDQNVRASSKGLTLELCRWIGKDPVKSILFEKMRDTMKKELDAELVNVTGAAKPTRKIRSEQDKELEPEVASEVVGPGPSEESAADVPQEIDEYELVDPVDILTPLEKSGFWDGVKATKWIERKEAVAELTKLASTKRIAPGDFTEVCRTLKKLIIDVNIAVAVEAIQAVGNLARGLRTHFSGSSRFLLPVLLEKLKEKKPTLADALTQTLQAMHKAGCLTLVDVVEDVRTAVKNKVPLVRSLTLNWVTFCIETSNKAVVLKLHKDYVPLCMECLNDGTPEVRDASFSALAAIAKLVGMRPLEKSLEKLDEVRKKKLADMIGSSGGGGGGLPSTGSAAASISSGSISSSMAIESSFARKSAASMLSGKKPVHAAPVIKKGGTVKTIVGKKGDAVGQSKAVGSIEPENVEPAEMSLEEIETRLGCLLHADTVSQLKSSVWKERLEAIVSLKQQVEGLKEIDQSAEFLIRLLCVVPGWGEKNVQVQQQVIEIITHIASSVTKFPKRCVVLCLLGISERVADIKTRAHAMKCLTTFSEAVGPGFIFERLYKIMKEHKNPKVLSEGILWMVSAVEDFGVSHLKLKDLIDFCKDTGLQSSAAATRNATIKLIGSLHKFVGPDIKGFLVDVKPALLSTLDAEYEKNPFEQGASAAPRKTVKASDSALSMSAVGLDGLPREDISGKITPTLLKNLSSSDWKVRLESIESVNKILEEANKRIQPTGMGELFAALRGRLCDSNKNLIMATLATLGGVASAMGPAVEKASKGILSDVLKCLGDNKKHMRECTLNTLDSWVAAVHLDKMVPYVTAALTEAKLGAEGRKDLFDWLTKQLSGSSDSSDAFNLLKPAASAMTDKSSDVRKAAEACLGEILRVCGPEAVSKNIKDLHGPALALVLERLKPSGALQDSYDSVRGIPTTLTSKTSSKVGKSSSNGCVDRVSKHGSRAISSRAIPAKVSRLDSIASVHDLSIQSQALLNIKDSNKEDRERMVVRRFKFEEPRLEQIQDLESDIMKYFREDLHRRLLSTDFKKQVDGLEMLQKALPSIGKEIIELLDIFLRWFVLRFCESNTTCLLKVLEFLPELFDMLKDEGCTLTEAEAAIFLPCFIEKSGHNIEKVREKMRELAKQIVQLYSASKTFAYVLEGLRSKNNRTRIECVDLIGFLIDHHGPEIGGQLKSLQLVASLTSERDGEIRKAALNTLATAYKNLGEDVWRYVGKLSDAQRSMLDDRFKWKAREMEKRKEGKPGEARAALRRSVRDNGLDVAEQSGEVLARSISAPIFSRENIVHSEPYVERHQFSRSMASANGPSDWNEALHIISVGSPEESVEGMKVVCHELAQATSEPESSALDDLIKDADRLVACLATKVAKTFDFSLGGASSRSCKYVLNTLMQTFQNKRLAHAVNESTLDTLITELLLWLLDERVPLMDDGSQLLKALNVLMLKILDNAERTSSFVVLIKLLRPLDPSRWPSPASNETFAARNQKFSDLVVKCLIKLTKVLQSTIFDVDLDRILQSIHLYLQELGMEEIRRRAGADDKPLRMVKTVLHELVKLRGTAIKGHLSMVPIDMEPQPIILAYIDLNLQTLAAARMLTPTGPVGQTHWGDSTAHNPSPATHSADAQLKQELAAIFKKIGDKQTSAIGLHELYRITQLYPQVDIFAQLQNASDAFRTYIRDGLAQVERNAAAGRTPSSLPMSTPPPVSLSLSSPKLAPLSPVHTHSLNDAKSVNVKIESTDQSLPSALAEVDRAGNVISLRAPTFPHPELRQHVGDERNDRYPSGVIAVTSGTLDAIRERMKSIQLTAAAGNQESTNKTSMYMNGNETHELQNQIPHGSAPVDAEDSTQTAVLPMDERALSGLQARMERLKSGTLEPL encoded by the exons ATGTCAGAAGACGAGAAATTGTTAAAGGAAGCGAAGAAGCTACCATGGGAAGATCGTTTGTTACATAAAAATTGGAAGGTTAGGAATGATGCGAATATCGACCTTGCTGGTCTCTGCGATTCATTTACTGATCCTAAGGATCCACGTCTCAGGGAATTTG GTCATTTTTTTAAGAAGACGGTTGCTGATTCCAATGCTCCTGTACAAGAGAAGGCTCTTGATGCCCTAATTGCATTCTTACGAGCTGCAGATGCCGATGCTGGAAG ATTTGCCAAAGAAATATGTGACGCAATTATTGCCAAATGCCTCACTGGTCGGCCCAAGACAGTGGAGAAGGCTCAGATGGTTTTCATGCTTTGGGTGGAGTTGGAGGCCACAGAAGTGTTCCTG GATACTATGGAGaaagcaattaaaaataaagttccTAAAGCAGTTGTGCCAGCTATTGATGTCATGTTTCAAGCCCTTAG TGAATTTGGTGCAAAAGTTGTTCCACCCAAAAGAATTTTGAAGATGCTTCCTGAACTTTTTGACCACCAAGACCAAAATGTTCGTGCATCTTCTAAAGGGTTGACACTTGAGCTTTGCCGCTGGATTGGAAAAGACCCTGTGAAATCGATCCTGTTTGAGAAGATGCGGGATACTATG AAAAAAGAGCTGGATGCGGAGCTTGTCAATGTCACTGGTGCAGCTAAGCCAACCCGCAAAATTAG ATCTGAACAAGACAAGGAACTAGAGCCGGAGGTTGCATCTGAAGTTGTGGGCCCTGGCCCATCTGAAGAATCTGCAGCTGATG TTCCTCAGGAAATAGATGAATATGAACTCGTTGATCCAGTTGATATTTTGACCCCATTGGAGAAGTCAGGCTTTTGGGATGGAGTG AAAGCTACCAAATGGATTGAGAGGAAGGAGGCTGTTGCAGAGCTTACAAAACTTGCGTCAACGAAAAGAATAGCTCCTGGTGATTTCACTGAAGTCTGTCGGACGCTTAAGAAG cTTATCATAGATGTGAACATAGCTGTTGCAGTTGAGGCAATCCAAGCTGTTGGGAATCTGGCTAGGGGTTTGAGGACTCATTTTTCTGGGAGTTCACGCTTCCTTTTGCCAGTTTTACTC GaaaaattgaaagagaagaaaccGACCCTTGCAGATGCACTTACTCAAACGCTACAGGCAATGCACAAGGCTGGCTGCCTAACCCTTGTTGATGTCGTAGAAG ATGTTAGAACTGCAGTGAAAAATAAAGTTCCACTTGTCCGCTCCTTAACCTTGAACTGGGTGACTTTCTGTATTGAGACAAGCAATAAAGCTGTTGTTCTTAAGTTGCATAAAGATTACGTCCCCTTATGTATGGAG TGCCTGAACGATGGAACCCCAGAAGTGAGGGATGCCTCATTTTCTGCTTTGGCTGCGATTGCTAAG TTGGTTGGTATGAGACCCTTGGAAAAATCTCTGGAGAAACTTGATGAggtgagaaagaaaaaactagCTGACATGATTGGAAGTtcaggtggtggtggtggtggactTCCAAGTACGGGCTCAG CTGCTGCTTCGATTTCGAGTGGGAGCATCTCATCATCTATG GCCATCGAGAGTTCATTTGCTAGAAAATCTGCGGCAAGCATGCTTAGTGGGAAGAAACCTGTCCATGCAGCT CCGGTCATTAAAAAGGGTGGGACAGTTAAAACAATAGTTGGCAAGAAGGGTGATGCTGTTGGACAGTCAAAGGCTGTGGGGTCAATTGAACCTGAAAATGTTGAG CCAGCAGAAATGAGTCTTGAAGAAATCGAAACCAGATTAGGTTGCCTTCTCCATGCAGATACGGTATCTCAACTGAAGAGTAGTGTGTGGAAGGAGAGGCTTGAAG CAATTGTCTCTCTGAAGCAGCAGGTAGAAGGTCTTAAAGAGATTGACCAGTCAGCAGAGTTTTTGATTCGTTTATTATGTGTCGTTCCTGGGTGGGGTGAGAAAAATGTTCAG GTCCAACAACAGGTTATTGAAATTATTACTCACATTGCTTCATCAGTGACTAAATTTCCGAAACGATGTGTTGTATTGTGCCTTCTAG GTATAAGTGAACGGGTGGCTGATATTAAGACCCGTGCTCATGCGATGAAGTGTTTGACTACTTTCTCTGAAGCAGTGGGTCCAGGATTCATTTTTGAAAGA CTTTACAAAATCATGAAAGAGCACAAGAATCCCAAGGTTCTTAGTGAGGGCATTTTGTGGATGGTTTCTGCGGTTGAGGACTTTGGCGTTTCACATTTAAAGCTTAAG GATTTAATTGATTTCTGCAAGGATACAGGTCTTCAGTCGAGTGCCGCTGCCACTAGAAACGCAACCATAAAGCTTATTGGTTCACTGCATAAGTTTGTTGGTCCAG ATATTAAAGGGTTTCTTGTGGATGTCAAGCCCGCACTTCTTAGTACACTTGATGCTGAGTATGAGAAAAATCCATTTGAG CAGGGGGCATCAGCAGCTCCAAGAAAAACTGTTAAGGCGTCGGACTCTGCTTTGTCTATGTCTGCTGTTGGATTGGATGGCCTGCCTCGTGAGGATATTAGTGGGAAAATCACGCCTACTCTACTGAAGAACTTGAGTAGTTCTGATTGGAAG GTCCGTTTGGAATCTATTGAATCAgtcaataaaattttagaagaagCCAACAAACGCATTCAACCGACTGGAATGG GGGAGTTATTTGCTGCTCTTAGAGGCCGTCTATGTGACAGTAACAAAAATTTAATAATGGCAACCTTAGCCACCCTTGGTGGTGTTGCGTCTGCTATGGGTCCAGCTGTTGAGAAGGCAAGCAAG GGAATTCTCTCTGATGTTTTGAAATGCCTCGGTGACAATAAAAAGCATATGAGAGAGTGCACTCTGAATACCTTGGATTCCTGGGTTGCTGCTGTTCATCTTGATAAGATG GTTCCATACGTTACGGCTGCATTGACTGAGGCCAAGCTTGGTGCGGAAGGGCGAAAGGATCTTTTTGATTGGTTAACCAAACAACTTTCTGGATCAAGTGATTCATCTGATGCCTTTAACTTGCTGAAGCCAGCTGCCTCTGCTATGACG GACAAATCGTCAGATGTTCGGAAAGCAGCAGAAGCATGCCTTGGCGAAATTCTGAGAGTTTGTGGACCGGAAGCT GTGTCCAAGAATATAAAGGATTTACATGGACCTGCTTTGGCTCTGGTTCTTGAACGTTTAAAACCATCTGGGGCTCTCCAAG ATTCCTATGATTCAGTGAGAGGAATTCCAACTACGCTAACATCTAAAACTAGCTCAAAGGTTGGAAAATCTAGTTCAAATGGTTGTGTTGATCGTGTGTCAAAGCATGGCAGCAGAGCTATTTCTTCG AGAGCTATTCCTGCAAAAGTTTCAAGGTTAGATTCCATTGCGTCTGTCCATGATCTTTCTATCCAGTCTCAGGCTTTGTTAAATATCAAAGACTCAAACAAG GAAGATAGGGAGAGAATGGTTGTACGCCGATTCAAATTTGAAGAGCCACGATTGGAGCAGATTCAAGATCTTGAG AGTGATATTATGAAGTATTTTAGAGAAGATCTACATAGGCGGCTGCTGAGCACAGATTTTAAGAAACAAGTTGATGGGCTTGAGATGTTACAAAAG GCACTCCCATCCATTGGAAAAGAAATAATTGAGCTTCTGGACATATTTTTGCGGTGGTTTGTTTTGCGGTTCTGTGAGTCAAACACGACATGTCTTCTGAAG GTCTTGGAGTTTCTTCCTGAACTTTTTGATATGTTGAAAGATGAGGGTTGTACTCTTACTGAAGCAGAAGCAGCCATTTTTCTTCCATGCTTCATAGAGAAG TCTGGACATAACATTGAGAAAGTACGGGAAAAAATGCGGGAACTTGCGAAACAAATTGTTCAATTATATTCAGCAAGCAAGACTTTTGCGTATGTATTGGAGGGTTTGCGCTCTAAAAACAATCGAACTCGGATAGAATGTGTTGATCTTATTGGTTTTCTAATTGATCATCATGGACCTGAG ATAGGTGGACAATTAAAGTCCTTGCAGCTTGTTGCTAGCTTGACATCTGAACGAGATGGTGAAATTCGGAAAGCTGCTCTTAATACTCTCGCCACTGCATACAAAAATCTTG GAGAGGACGTGTGGAGGTATGTCGGGAAGCTGTCTGATGCTCAGAGAAGCATGTTGGATGATAGATTTAAGTGGAAG GCCcgtgagatggagaaaaggaaggaagGGAAACCAGGGGAAGCTAGAGCTGCTTTGAGGCGTTCTGTTAGGGACAATGG GCTAGATGTAGCGGAGCAGAGTGGGGAAGTTCTTGCACGCTCTATTTCGGCCCCAATCTTTTCAAG GGAAAACATTGTTCATTCTGAACCTTACGTGGAGAGGCATCAATTCAGCCGTTCAATGGCTAGTGCAAATGGCCCATCAGACTGGAACGAGGCTCTGCATATCATCTCAGTTGGCTCCCCTGAAGAG TCGGTCGAGGGTATGAAAGTGGTTTGTCATGAGTTGGCACAGGCTACTAGCGAACCTGAAAGCAGTGCATTGGATGATCTGATCAAAGATGCAGATAGACTTGTTGCATGCCTGGCAACCAAG GTGGCCAAGAcctttgatttcagtttgggtGGAGCTTCCTCAAGGTCATGTAAATATGTCTTGAACACACTCATGCAG ACTTTCCAGAATAAAAGGCTTGCCCATGCTGTGAATGAGAGTACACTTGATACCCTTATCACTGAACTTCTGCTTTGGCTTTTAGATGAAAGAGTTCCACTTATGGATGATGGTAGTCAGCTTCTAAAAGCATTGAATGTTCTGATGCTCAAGATTCTG GACAATGCAGAACGCACATCATCATTCGTTGTTCTGATTAAACTATTGCGCCCGTTGGACCCCTCAAGATGGCCATCACCTGCATCAAATGAGACCTTTGCGGCAAGAAATCAGAAGTTCTCAGATCTAGTTGTGAAATGCCTTATCAAACTGACCAAA GTTCTTCAGAGCACAATCTTTGATGTTGACCTTGACCGTATCCTTCAAAGCATCCATTTGTACCTACAGGAATTAGGGATGGAAGAAATCCGGAGGAG AGCTGGTGCTGATGACAAACCTTTGCGAATGGTCAAAACTGTTCTGCATGAACTAGTTAAACTTCGTGGGACAGCAATAAAGGGTCATCTTTCCATGGTTCCTATAGACATGGAACCTCAACCTATTATTCTTGCCTACATTGACCTTAATCTGCAG ACACTTGCTGCAGCTAGGATGTTGACCCCCACTGGCCCTGTTGGTCAAACTCATTGGGGCGATTCTACAGCACACAATCCATCACCTGCCACTCATTCTGCAGATGCTCAATTGAAG CAAGAACTTGCTGCGATATTCAAGAAAATAGGAGACAAGCAAACATCGGCAATTGGTCTCCATGAATTGTACCGCATTACCCAACTGTATCCTCAG GTTGATATATTTGCTCAGCTCCAGAATGCAAGTGATGCATTTCGCACATACATCAGAGATGGATTAGCTCAG GTGGAAAGGAATGCAGCTGCTGGGAGGACACCTTCAAGTCTGCCAATGTCAACTCCTCCCCCAgtttctctttccctctcatCCCCGAAATTAGCTCCATTATCACCTGTACATACACATAGCCTGAATGACGCCAAGTCGGTAAATGTGAAGATTGAATCCACAGATCAGAGTCTGccttcggctttggctgaagTGGACAGGGCAGGTAATGTTATTTCTTTAAGAGCACCAACATTTCCTCATCCAGAGTTGAGGCAACATGTTGGGGATGAGAGGAATGACAGATATCCATCTGGAG TAATTGCAGTAACCAGTGGGACTTTGGATGCAATCAGAGAAAGGATGAAGAGCATTCAGCTAACTGCTGCTGCAGGGAACCAAGAATCCACAAATAAGACATCAATGTACATGAATGGTAATGAAACCCATGAACTCCAGAATCAGATTCCTCATGGATCGGCCCCTGTTGATGCCGAAGATTCCACTCAAACTGCGGTCCTCCCTATGGACGAGAGGGCACTCTCTGGCCTTCAAGCCCGTATGGAAAGACTCAAAAGTGGGACACTTGAACCCCTGTAA